A window of Candidatus Anaeroferrophillus wilburensis contains these coding sequences:
- a CDS encoding efflux RND transporter periplasmic adaptor subunit: protein MSEQYKTNSKLTSDTPVPRRSWQQRLLAVGLIVILLVAGTFLTRYLLRNKPQVGKRPPAKMQTLVKVMAVMPENSHVVVKAQGRVVPAQEVSLEARVAGRVVALHPRLKPGGMIARGEVLVALDDTDYRLALRAQQDALARAQADLRIEEGNQMIALQEWETISRLTGEMESANVDLALRKPQLAKAQANLESALTAVEKARVDLQRTVIKAPFNLIVSSKNVDLGSQVSLKSVIATLVGLDTFWAEISLPVEKLDWLDLPAAGRPGSSATLYVNGDISSYEGRIISLQPELDPDGLMARLLIAVDDPMGLKGQRKPLFLGSFVRAEMVGRTVAGVYRIPRSALKENSRVLTADSDGRLRSRTVAVLWKDTDFVLISQGLDAGDRVIISNVPAPIEGMLLEIIADGSGEAAANNASGRETSK from the coding sequence ATGTCTGAACAGTACAAGACGAATAGCAAGCTCACCAGTGATACACCGGTTCCCAGGCGATCATGGCAACAGCGGCTGCTGGCCGTCGGTCTCATTGTAATCCTGCTGGTTGCTGGCACGTTTCTTACCAGGTATCTGCTGCGGAACAAGCCCCAGGTGGGGAAAAGACCGCCGGCAAAAATGCAGACCCTGGTCAAGGTCATGGCGGTCATGCCAGAGAACAGCCATGTAGTTGTCAAGGCCCAGGGCAGGGTCGTGCCGGCCCAGGAGGTCAGTCTGGAGGCCAGGGTTGCCGGCCGGGTGGTCGCCCTCCATCCCCGGCTTAAACCAGGCGGTATGATTGCCCGGGGCGAGGTGCTGGTGGCCCTTGACGACACCGACTACCGTTTGGCTCTGCGGGCCCAGCAGGATGCTCTGGCTAGGGCTCAGGCTGATTTGCGGATTGAGGAGGGCAACCAGATGATTGCCCTCCAGGAGTGGGAAACCATCAGTCGGTTGACCGGCGAGATGGAGAGCGCAAATGTTGATCTGGCTTTGCGGAAACCTCAGCTGGCCAAAGCCCAGGCCAATCTTGAATCAGCCCTGACCGCTGTGGAGAAAGCCCGGGTTGATCTCCAGCGGACGGTCATCAAAGCACCTTTTAACCTGATTGTCAGCAGTAAAAATGTTGACTTGGGTTCCCAGGTTTCTCTCAAGTCAGTGATTGCCACCCTGGTGGGGTTGGATACGTTCTGGGCGGAGATCTCTCTGCCGGTGGAAAAGCTTGACTGGCTGGATCTGCCGGCCGCCGGCCGCCCCGGATCTTCGGCAACTCTCTATGTAAACGGTGATATTTCCTCCTATGAGGGCCGGATTATCAGCCTGCAGCCGGAACTTGATCCCGATGGCTTGATGGCCCGTCTGCTGATTGCTGTTGATGATCCCATGGGTCTCAAGGGCCAGCGTAAACCCCTGTTTCTGGGCAGTTTTGTCCGGGCGGAAATGGTCGGCCGCACGGTTGCCGGGGTATATCGGATCCCCCGGTCGGCTCTGAAGGAGAATAGTCGGGTCTTGACGGCGGACAGTGATGGCCGGCTTCGTAGTCGGACGGTTGCCGTCCTGTGGAAGGATACCGATTTTGTGCTCATCAGTCAGGGGCTGGATGCGGGGGACCGGGTTATCATCTCCAATGTCCCCGCCCCCATCGAGGGGATGCTGCTGGAGATCATTGCCGATGGGTCTGGCGAAGCTGCTGCTAACAATGCATCGGGCCGTGAGACCAGCAAATGA
- a CDS encoding efflux transporter outer membrane subunit: MIHPLSVLLLSVLLSACSFSRPAVITEPPQGLPTRFSLPSESRDQEFPWWQALNSIELNHLMEQGVQGNFTIRDAWARLDQTRFEAVKAGAARFPQVDLGVSGSRFEIKNRGRQQGETEWSLGVAASYELDLWGRIAAGRESAILRAEASHEDLQAAVVTVTGEIARQWVQLIAAKRQQEVLEQQLVLQQELLKLIKWRFVQGRSSALDIYQQQQAIEKIDAALIPVVSDWQLGKRRLALLLGQADLDETLVRQQEFPAISTIPALGLPIDLLSSRPDVRAASLRLRDAEWTEIEARADRLPAVKLTASHTYSSENPGSLFDNWLLNLVGNLATPLIDGRRRQAEVGRTGAVVDQRLVLYGETVINAVKEVEDSLVQEDHYRLLEASLQKQLRLSQQTLREARNRYLSGTSDFLNVLQEELNTLQLRQNLIAARENMIIARITLHKALGGSWVANYLQEQ; this comes from the coding sequence ATGATCCACCCCCTGTCTGTTCTCCTGCTGAGTGTACTGCTGTCAGCCTGCAGTTTTTCCCGGCCGGCTGTGATCACTGAACCTCCCCAGGGATTGCCTACCCGTTTTTCCCTGCCTTCCGAGAGCCGGGACCAGGAATTTCCCTGGTGGCAGGCGCTTAATAGTATTGAGCTGAACCATTTGATGGAGCAGGGGGTGCAGGGGAACTTCACCATTCGGGACGCATGGGCCAGGCTGGATCAGACACGCTTTGAGGCAGTGAAAGCCGGGGCAGCCCGATTTCCCCAGGTGGATCTGGGAGTATCGGGTTCGCGATTTGAGATAAAGAACCGGGGCCGGCAGCAAGGGGAGACGGAGTGGTCTCTGGGGGTGGCGGCTAGTTATGAGCTTGACTTGTGGGGGCGGATAGCAGCGGGCAGGGAGAGTGCGATTCTGCGGGCGGAAGCTTCACATGAAGACCTGCAGGCTGCCGTGGTGACGGTGACCGGCGAGATTGCCCGGCAATGGGTGCAGCTGATTGCCGCTAAAAGGCAGCAGGAGGTGTTGGAGCAGCAGCTGGTTCTACAGCAGGAACTGCTAAAACTGATAAAATGGCGATTCGTCCAGGGTCGCTCATCGGCGCTGGACATTTATCAACAGCAGCAAGCCATCGAAAAAATTGATGCGGCCCTGATTCCGGTGGTTAGCGACTGGCAACTGGGGAAACGCCGCTTAGCACTGCTTCTGGGGCAGGCGGATCTGGATGAAACGCTGGTCCGGCAGCAGGAATTTCCTGCAATCAGTACTATTCCTGCACTTGGTTTGCCCATCGATCTGCTGTCATCACGTCCCGATGTTCGGGCTGCCAGCCTGCGGCTGCGCGACGCTGAATGGACTGAGATTGAGGCGCGGGCCGACCGTCTGCCGGCAGTAAAACTGACGGCTTCCCATACGTATAGCAGTGAAAATCCAGGGTCACTCTTTGACAACTGGCTACTGAACCTAGTTGGCAATCTTGCTACTCCCCTGATCGATGGCCGGCGCCGGCAGGCGGAGGTGGGTCGAACCGGGGCGGTGGTTGATCAGCGACTGGTTCTCTATGGCGAAACCGTTATTAATGCCGTCAAGGAGGTTGAGGATTCCCTGGTTCAGGAAGATCATTATCGCCTCCTGGAAGCCTCCTTGCAGAAACAGCTGCGTCTTTCGCAGCAGACGTTGCGGGAAGCGAGGAACCGTTATTTGAGTGGTACCAGCGATTTCCTTAATGTGTTGCAGGAGGAGCTCAATACCTTGCAGCTGCGGCAGAACCTGATTGCCGCCCGGGAAAATATGATTATTGCCAGGATCACTCTTCATAAAGCACTGGGTGGTTCCTGGGTGGCAAACTATCTGCAGGAGCAATAG
- a CDS encoding CerR family C-terminal domain-containing protein produces the protein MAAKAERKKSTKERLLESAALVFTEKGFANASVAEICELAGANIAAVNYHFRSKDALYRQVLEFTFSQAEKRYPMAHDTGMIAEERLYRMILALLQRILCAEIKGNFYKLVSKEMAEPTAASGDLIGEIIFRQCSRMQQVIQDIYGNPADDELLMRMTHSIISQCLFLGQHKEGRSHHLKRRPLELADAESFARHIADFSIAGIKYYRSLPRGNP, from the coding sequence ATGGCTGCTAAAGCGGAACGAAAAAAGAGTACCAAGGAGAGGCTGTTGGAAAGCGCGGCCCTGGTTTTTACCGAAAAAGGTTTTGCCAACGCCTCGGTGGCCGAAATCTGTGAGCTGGCCGGGGCCAACATCGCGGCGGTCAACTACCATTTTCGCTCCAAGGATGCACTCTACCGGCAGGTGCTGGAGTTTACCTTTTCCCAGGCGGAAAAGCGCTATCCTATGGCGCACGATACTGGGATGATTGCCGAAGAACGTCTTTACCGGATGATCCTGGCCTTGCTGCAAAGGATTTTGTGTGCTGAAATAAAGGGCAATTTTTACAAGCTGGTATCCAAGGAGATGGCCGAACCGACCGCTGCCAGCGGCGACCTGATCGGTGAGATCATTTTTCGCCAGTGCAGCAGGATGCAGCAGGTGATCCAGGATATCTACGGCAACCCGGCAGACGACGAGCTGCTCATGCGCATGACTCACAGCATCATCAGCCAGTGTCTTTTCCTGGGTCAGCATAAAGAGGGTCGCAGCCACCACCTGAAGCGCCGGCCCCTCGAGCTGGCCGATGCGGAATCATTCGCCAGGCATATTGCCGATTTTTCCATTGCCGGGATTAAATATTATCGCAGCCTGCCGAGAGGAAACCCATGA
- a CDS encoding phenylacetate--CoA ligase family protein, whose amino-acid sequence MLALLRQLDKSQWFSAGEIAAMQFRQLAEVCSHARRTVPYYRTMFSGMPLGMGPDKLREIWGEIPVLTRQDVQTHEKELVSNLPPVKHGRIMQKKTSGSTGRPITMLSTELEQLFWKVITVREHLWHKRDFSGKLSAIRRSKWDPGDQRDGSCVAGWGPATDIIFRTGQSSLLNIQNDICRQAEWLCAENPEYLISFPSNLHALADLFIEQGLRLTNVREIRTVGEVVSSRLRDLCRQAWDAPVVDIYSAQEVGYIALQCPENDHYHVQSETMLVEVLDDHDQPTAAGQVGRLVLTPFYNFAMPFIRYEIGDYAEVGEPCSCGRGLPVLRRILGRVRNMVTYPTGEKKWPYLGENKYAEIAPVLQYQLVQTHLDKIEARLVVGRPLTVDEESALARHIQSELGYRFRIDFAYLETINRSANFKFEDFISLLTETTGSE is encoded by the coding sequence ATGCTGGCACTCCTTCGTCAACTTGACAAAAGTCAATGGTTTTCGGCCGGGGAGATTGCCGCAATGCAGTTCCGTCAGCTCGCCGAAGTGTGTTCCCATGCCAGAAGAACCGTGCCCTATTATCGTACAATGTTCAGCGGCATGCCTTTGGGTATGGGGCCGGATAAACTTCGTGAGATTTGGGGGGAAATACCGGTTCTGACCAGGCAGGATGTCCAGACGCATGAGAAAGAACTGGTTAGTAATCTGCCGCCGGTGAAGCATGGCAGAATCATGCAGAAAAAGACATCCGGCTCAACAGGCAGGCCGATCACCATGCTGTCCACCGAGTTGGAGCAGCTCTTCTGGAAGGTTATTACTGTTCGTGAGCACCTCTGGCACAAAAGAGATTTTTCCGGGAAATTGTCTGCCATCCGCAGGTCGAAGTGGGATCCTGGTGATCAGCGAGATGGTTCCTGTGTGGCAGGCTGGGGGCCTGCAACAGATATCATCTTTCGAACGGGTCAATCCTCATTGCTGAATATTCAGAATGATATTTGTCGGCAGGCCGAATGGCTTTGCGCCGAGAACCCTGAATATCTGATATCTTTTCCGTCCAACTTGCATGCTTTGGCCGACCTGTTTATTGAACAAGGCTTGCGGCTGACGAATGTGCGTGAAATTCGTACGGTTGGCGAAGTTGTATCATCCAGGCTCAGAGACCTTTGCCGGCAGGCGTGGGATGCCCCGGTGGTGGATATCTATTCCGCCCAGGAGGTCGGCTATATCGCTTTGCAGTGTCCTGAAAATGATCATTATCACGTGCAGTCGGAAACTATGTTGGTTGAAGTGCTTGATGACCATGATCAACCGACTGCCGCGGGTCAGGTTGGCAGGTTGGTCTTGACGCCGTTCTACAATTTTGCCATGCCCTTTATCCGCTATGAGATAGGTGATTATGCCGAGGTTGGTGAGCCTTGTTCGTGCGGTCGCGGACTTCCCGTTTTACGTCGTATCCTCGGCCGGGTCAGGAATATGGTGACCTATCCTACCGGAGAAAAAAAATGGCCCTACCTTGGTGAAAACAAATATGCCGAGATCGCTCCTGTGCTGCAGTACCAGTTGGTTCAGACCCATCTGGATAAAATTGAAGCCAGGCTTGTTGTTGGTCGACCGCTGACCGTGGATGAGGAAAGCGCTTTGGCCCGTCACATCCAGTCCGAGCTTGGCTATCGATTCAGGATCGATTTTGCCTACCTTGAAACCATTAACAGAAGTGCAAATTTCAAATTTGAGGATTTCATTTCTCTGCTTACAGAGACAACGGGCAGCGAATAG